Proteins encoded within one genomic window of Bradyrhizobium sp. CB1717:
- a CDS encoding IclR family transcriptional regulator, producing MSKNVIRRKSHEARSPSEVDHDARDGGVQSVDRALSILETLAEDDEGYRLSDLAVRTGLSASTVHRLLATLESRRFVQFDRAESKWHVGVRSFTVGASFARRRNFSTQAIPYLRKLRDLTRETANLAVVDDEFIIVLTRMESREIMRSLTQVGGRVAMVTSGVGKAVLATYSDEDVAAVIRHHGMPRLTEKSIVRPGDLFKELEKIRKQGFALDDEEACMGLRCIAAVVYNDCAEPLAAISVSGMTSRLTDDRLPEIGQIVREVAGELTVALGGVMPASS from the coding sequence ATGAGCAAGAACGTGATCCGGCGCAAATCGCACGAAGCCCGATCGCCATCGGAGGTCGACCACGACGCACGCGACGGCGGCGTGCAATCCGTCGATCGCGCGCTGTCGATCCTCGAAACATTGGCCGAGGACGACGAGGGCTATCGCCTCAGCGATCTCGCCGTCCGCACCGGACTGTCAGCGTCCACCGTGCACCGCCTGCTGGCGACGCTGGAAAGCCGCCGCTTCGTGCAGTTCGATCGCGCCGAATCCAAATGGCATGTCGGCGTGCGCAGCTTCACGGTGGGCGCGAGCTTCGCGCGGCGACGCAATTTCTCCACGCAGGCGATTCCTTACTTGCGCAAGCTGCGCGATCTCACCCGCGAGACCGCCAACCTGGCCGTGGTCGACGACGAGTTCATCATCGTGCTGACCCGCATGGAGAGCCGCGAGATCATGCGCTCGCTGACCCAGGTCGGCGGCCGCGTCGCCATGGTGACGTCGGGCGTCGGCAAGGCGGTGCTCGCGACCTATTCGGACGAGGACGTCGCTGCGGTCATCCGCCATCACGGTATGCCCCGCCTGACCGAAAAGTCGATCGTGCGGCCGGGCGATCTGTTCAAGGAGCTCGAAAAAATCCGCAAGCAGGGTTTTGCGCTCGACGACGAAGAGGCCTGCATGGGCCTGCGCTGTATTGCCGCAGTAGTCTATAACGACTGCGCCGAGCCACTGGCGGCGATTTCGGTCTCCGGCATGACCAGCCGCCTGACCGACGACAGATTGCCGGAAATCGGCCAAATCGTGCGCGAAGTCGCGGGCGAGCTGACCGTCGCGCTTGGCGGGGTGATGCCGGCTTCCAGCTGA
- a CDS encoding tripartite tricarboxylate transporter substrate binding protein: MFQFPARLVGAAVALTLAAAAPAFAQQLELKLMAPAAPGGGWDQTARSMQQALVASGVARSVQVTNVPGAGGSVGIAQFVNGAKGDGNQMMVNGFVMVGALAMNKSPVTLEQVTPIARLTEEIQVIVVPANSPIKNAQDLAAAVKADIAKVTFAGGSAGGVDHVMAALFAGAVGADAKKINYIPFSGGGESLAAILGGKVTAGISGLSEYEGQIKSGKLRAIGVTSEKRIAGSDIPTFKEQGIDLVIANWRSVVAPPGITPEQRKTLSDAVEKMVKSDAWKEILKQKGWEDAYLGGDAFADFLKKETVRVTDVLKSVGLVKS; the protein is encoded by the coding sequence ATGTTTCAATTTCCCGCGCGCCTTGTCGGCGCAGCCGTCGCGCTGACCCTCGCGGCAGCCGCGCCTGCCTTTGCCCAGCAGCTCGAGCTCAAGCTGATGGCGCCGGCGGCCCCGGGCGGGGGCTGGGACCAGACCGCGCGCTCGATGCAGCAGGCGCTGGTGGCTTCGGGCGTCGCGCGCAGCGTGCAGGTGACCAACGTCCCCGGCGCCGGCGGCAGCGTCGGCATCGCGCAGTTCGTCAACGGCGCCAAGGGCGACGGCAACCAGATGATGGTCAACGGCTTTGTCATGGTGGGTGCGCTCGCCATGAACAAGTCGCCGGTCACCCTGGAGCAGGTGACGCCGATCGCCCGCCTCACCGAGGAAATCCAGGTGATCGTGGTGCCAGCGAATTCGCCGATCAAGAACGCGCAGGATCTCGCCGCCGCAGTGAAGGCCGATATCGCCAAGGTGACCTTCGCCGGCGGCTCGGCCGGCGGCGTCGACCATGTGATGGCGGCGCTGTTCGCTGGCGCCGTCGGCGCCGATGCGAAGAAGATCAACTACATCCCGTTCTCCGGCGGCGGCGAGTCGCTCGCCGCGATTCTCGGCGGCAAGGTCACCGCGGGCATTTCGGGCTTGAGCGAATATGAAGGCCAGATCAAGTCCGGCAAGCTGCGCGCGATCGGCGTGACCTCGGAGAAGCGCATCGCGGGCAGCGACATCCCGACGTTCAAAGAGCAGGGCATCGACCTCGTGATCGCCAACTGGCGCTCGGTGGTTGCGCCTCCCGGCATTACGCCGGAGCAACGCAAGACGCTCAGCGACGCGGTGGAAAAGATGGTAAAATCAGATGCCTGGAAGGAGATCCTCAAGCAGAAGGGCTGGGAGGATGCCTATCTCGGCGGCGACGCCTTCGCCGACTTCCTGAAGAAGGAAACCGTGCGCGTCACCGACGTCTTGAAATCGGTCGGCCTCGTCAAGTCATGA